From one Eucalyptus grandis isolate ANBG69807.140 chromosome 9, ASM1654582v1, whole genome shotgun sequence genomic stretch:
- the LOC104418472 gene encoding U-box domain-containing protein 4 isoform X2 yields MEISLLKALLSNISLYFHLSSSDSINLEPAQKYYKKAEEILKLVKPILDVIVGSEVASNESLNKAFGEIHQSVEALRELFDSWQPLLSKVDFILRVEVLISKIRSAGFDTFQLLKSADRNLPDELSSVSLEKIKHIEFDQACSVIRKAIEDQAEGVGPSSTDLLKIAEIFSLKSNQEILIEAVALEKLKENAEQSENTSDVDYLDQLITIITRMHDRLVLIKQSEIPSPIPIPADFCCPLSLELMTDPVIVASGQTYERAFIRKWLDLGLTVCPKTRQTLGHTNLIPNYTVKALIANWCESNNVKLPDPMKSVSSNQPLPLLSHAESGAIREPHIRGNPPVSPESVRHIGSPVKNFVASSGVPQDLNSPSHPQSRSDALLSTVAGGGRGLDIGRISLGASEESSVNFEEGASDSSLQVSTSPNRSEFSNGIGADERMLNHKRTVSASSAHSGASRPRGSSGDANGSTNMTGYSSDASGEMKPELQSPANVTTTPREPEFPPRIVETRSRSQTIWRRQPDRFGPRIVSSPAVEARADLSEIETKVRKLVDALKSDSAETQGEATAELRLLAKHNMDNRIVIANCGAINLLVGLLRSPDTKIQEDAVTALLNLSINDNNKIAIANADAIDPLIHVLQTGTPEAKENSAATLFSLSVIEDNKVKIGRSGAIEPLVDLLGNGTPRGKKDAATALFNLSIFHENKGRIVQAGAVKYLVELMDPAAGMVDKAVAVLANLATIQEGRNAIGQEGGIPVLVEVVELGSARGKENAAAALLQLCTNSNRHCSKVLQEGAVPPLVALSQSGTPRAKEKAQGLLTYFRNQRHGNAGRG; encoded by the exons ATGGAGATATCCCTGTTGAAGGCACTACTAAGTAATATCTCCTTATATTTTCATCTATCATCTTCTGATAGCATAAACTTGGAACCAGCTCAGAAATATTATAAAAAGGCGGAGGAAATATTGAAGCTGGTGAAGCCAATTCTTGATGTCATCGTCGGCTCTGAAGTAGCTTCTAACGAGTCACTTAATAAGGCTTTTGGAGAGATTCATCAATCTGTGGAGGCATTGAGGGAGCTCTTTGACAGCTGGCAGCCTTTGTTGAGTAAAGTTGATTTT ATTCTTCGAGTAGAAGTCTTGATATCAAAAATTCGAAGTGCTGGCTTTGATACTTTCCAGCTGCTGAAATCTGCTGATCGAAACCTTCCTGATGAGTTGAGTTCAGTGTCACTGGAG AAGATCAAGCATATAGAATTCGATCAAGCATGTTCAGTCATTAGAAAAGCCATAGAGGATCAAGCAGAGGGTGTTGGTCCCAGCTCTACAGACCTTCTGAAAATTGcagaaatttttagtttaaagtCAAACCAGGAGATCTTAATTGAGGCTGTTGCCCTTGAAAAATTGAAGGAGAATGCCGAGCAATCTGAGAACACCAGTGATGTGGATTATTTAGACCAATTGATTACTATTATCACACGTATGCATGATCGTCTTGTTTTGATAAAGCAGTCTGAGATCCCCAGTCCTATCCCAATACCAGCAGATTTTTGctgtcctctctctcttgagCTGATGACAGATCCAGTTATTGTGGCATCAGGGCAAACATATGAAAGGGCATTCATCAGGAAATGGCTGGACCTTGGGCTCACGGTTTGTCCAAAGACACGGCAAACGTTGGGTCACACAAATCTAATACCGAATTATACTGTAAAGGCACTAATTGCTAATTGGTGTGAATCCAACAATGTAAAGTTACCTGATCCTATGAAATCCGTGAGCTCAAACCAACCTTTGCCACTGCTTAGCCATGCAGAGTCTGGTGCAATCAGGGAGCCACATATCAGGGGAAACCCCCCAGTGTCACCTGAGTCTGTCCGGCACATTGGTTCTCCAGTTAAGAACTTTGTTGCATCTAGTGGAGTTCCCCAGGATCTGAATTCTCCATCACATCCCCAGTCTAGGTCAGATGCTTTGTTGTCAACTGTTGCTGGAGGTGGACGGGGCTTGGATATTGGAAGAATTTCTCTAGGGGCCTCTGAAGAAAGTTCGGTTAACTTTGAAGAAGGTGCTAGTGACTCATCTCTCCAAGTGTCTACGTCCCCAAACAGGAGTGAATTCTCCAATGGCATTGGTGCTGATGAGAGGATGTTGAACCATAAGAGAACTGTTTCAGCATCCAGTGCACATTCTGGTGCAAGTAGGCCTCGAGGATCATCTGGAGATGCAAATGGATCAACTAATATGACAGGCTACAGTAGTGACGCTTCTGGGGAGATGAAACCTGAACTACAGTCTCCTGCTAACGTTACGACTACACCGCGAGAACCTGAGTTTCCTCCTCGAATTGTAGAGACAAGGTCGAGAAGCCAGACAATATGGCGTCGGCAGCCAGATAGGTTTGGTCCAAGGATCGTTTCTTCTCCTGCTGTTGAAGCAAGAGCTGATCTCTCTGAAATTGAAACTAAAGTTCGAAAGCTTGTTGATGCCTTGAAAAGTGATTCAGCTGAAACTCAAGGAGAAGCGACTGCTGAACTTCGACTTTTGGCTAAGCACAACATGGACAACCGCATTGTAATCGCAAACTGTGGTGCCATCAACTTGTTGGTGGGTTTGCTCAGATCACCAGACACCAAGATTCAGGAAGATGCTGTCACAGCACTTCTTAATCTGTCAATCAATGATAACAACAAGATTGCAATTGCTAATGCTGATGCAATTGATCCTTTGATCCACGTTCTCCAGACGGGGACTCCTGAGGCCAAGGAGAACTCAGCTGCCACTCTTTTTAGTCTCTCTGTGATCGAAGATAATAAAGTCAAAATTGGAAGGTCGGGGGCAATTGAACCTCTGGTTGATTTGCTTGGCAATGGTActccaagaggaaaaaaagatgcAGCCACAGCTTTGTTCAATTTATCCATCTTTCATGAGAACAAGGGACGTATTGTGCAGGCTGGTGCTGTAAAGTACCTCGTGGAGTTGATGGACCCGGCTGCAGGGATGGTTGATAAGGCAGTAGCTGTGTTGGCAAATCTTGCCACAATTCAGGAGGGAAGGAATGCAATTGGACAGGAAGGTGGAATTCCAGTTCTAGTTGAAGTTGTCGAGTTAGGTTCTGcaagaggaaaggaaaatgcCGCTGCTGCTCTTCTGCAGCTTTGTACCAACAGCAACAGACACTGTAGTAAGGTGCTTCAAGAGGGAGCTGTCCCACCATTGGTGGCATTGTCTCAGTCCGGCACCCCAAGGGCTAAAGAGAAG GCGCAGGGACTTCTCACCTATTTCAGAAATCAACGACATGGCAATGCCGGGAGGGGGTAA
- the LOC104418472 gene encoding U-box domain-containing protein 4 isoform X1, whose product MEISLLKALLSNISLYFHLSSSDSINLEPAQKYYKKAEEILKLVKPILDVIVGSEVASNESLNKAFGEIHQSVEALRELFDSWQPLLSKVDFILRVEVLISKIRSAGFDTFQLLKSADRNLPDELSSVSLEHCVQKIKHIEFDQACSVIRKAIEDQAEGVGPSSTDLLKIAEIFSLKSNQEILIEAVALEKLKENAEQSENTSDVDYLDQLITIITRMHDRLVLIKQSEIPSPIPIPADFCCPLSLELMTDPVIVASGQTYERAFIRKWLDLGLTVCPKTRQTLGHTNLIPNYTVKALIANWCESNNVKLPDPMKSVSSNQPLPLLSHAESGAIREPHIRGNPPVSPESVRHIGSPVKNFVASSGVPQDLNSPSHPQSRSDALLSTVAGGGRGLDIGRISLGASEESSVNFEEGASDSSLQVSTSPNRSEFSNGIGADERMLNHKRTVSASSAHSGASRPRGSSGDANGSTNMTGYSSDASGEMKPELQSPANVTTTPREPEFPPRIVETRSRSQTIWRRQPDRFGPRIVSSPAVEARADLSEIETKVRKLVDALKSDSAETQGEATAELRLLAKHNMDNRIVIANCGAINLLVGLLRSPDTKIQEDAVTALLNLSINDNNKIAIANADAIDPLIHVLQTGTPEAKENSAATLFSLSVIEDNKVKIGRSGAIEPLVDLLGNGTPRGKKDAATALFNLSIFHENKGRIVQAGAVKYLVELMDPAAGMVDKAVAVLANLATIQEGRNAIGQEGGIPVLVEVVELGSARGKENAAAALLQLCTNSNRHCSKVLQEGAVPPLVALSQSGTPRAKEKAQGLLTYFRNQRHGNAGRG is encoded by the exons ATGGAGATATCCCTGTTGAAGGCACTACTAAGTAATATCTCCTTATATTTTCATCTATCATCTTCTGATAGCATAAACTTGGAACCAGCTCAGAAATATTATAAAAAGGCGGAGGAAATATTGAAGCTGGTGAAGCCAATTCTTGATGTCATCGTCGGCTCTGAAGTAGCTTCTAACGAGTCACTTAATAAGGCTTTTGGAGAGATTCATCAATCTGTGGAGGCATTGAGGGAGCTCTTTGACAGCTGGCAGCCTTTGTTGAGTAAAGTTGATTTT ATTCTTCGAGTAGAAGTCTTGATATCAAAAATTCGAAGTGCTGGCTTTGATACTTTCCAGCTGCTGAAATCTGCTGATCGAAACCTTCCTGATGAGTTGAGTTCAGTGTCACTGGAG CACTGCGTGCAGAAGATCAAGCATATAGAATTCGATCAAGCATGTTCAGTCATTAGAAAAGCCATAGAGGATCAAGCAGAGGGTGTTGGTCCCAGCTCTACAGACCTTCTGAAAATTGcagaaatttttagtttaaagtCAAACCAGGAGATCTTAATTGAGGCTGTTGCCCTTGAAAAATTGAAGGAGAATGCCGAGCAATCTGAGAACACCAGTGATGTGGATTATTTAGACCAATTGATTACTATTATCACACGTATGCATGATCGTCTTGTTTTGATAAAGCAGTCTGAGATCCCCAGTCCTATCCCAATACCAGCAGATTTTTGctgtcctctctctcttgagCTGATGACAGATCCAGTTATTGTGGCATCAGGGCAAACATATGAAAGGGCATTCATCAGGAAATGGCTGGACCTTGGGCTCACGGTTTGTCCAAAGACACGGCAAACGTTGGGTCACACAAATCTAATACCGAATTATACTGTAAAGGCACTAATTGCTAATTGGTGTGAATCCAACAATGTAAAGTTACCTGATCCTATGAAATCCGTGAGCTCAAACCAACCTTTGCCACTGCTTAGCCATGCAGAGTCTGGTGCAATCAGGGAGCCACATATCAGGGGAAACCCCCCAGTGTCACCTGAGTCTGTCCGGCACATTGGTTCTCCAGTTAAGAACTTTGTTGCATCTAGTGGAGTTCCCCAGGATCTGAATTCTCCATCACATCCCCAGTCTAGGTCAGATGCTTTGTTGTCAACTGTTGCTGGAGGTGGACGGGGCTTGGATATTGGAAGAATTTCTCTAGGGGCCTCTGAAGAAAGTTCGGTTAACTTTGAAGAAGGTGCTAGTGACTCATCTCTCCAAGTGTCTACGTCCCCAAACAGGAGTGAATTCTCCAATGGCATTGGTGCTGATGAGAGGATGTTGAACCATAAGAGAACTGTTTCAGCATCCAGTGCACATTCTGGTGCAAGTAGGCCTCGAGGATCATCTGGAGATGCAAATGGATCAACTAATATGACAGGCTACAGTAGTGACGCTTCTGGGGAGATGAAACCTGAACTACAGTCTCCTGCTAACGTTACGACTACACCGCGAGAACCTGAGTTTCCTCCTCGAATTGTAGAGACAAGGTCGAGAAGCCAGACAATATGGCGTCGGCAGCCAGATAGGTTTGGTCCAAGGATCGTTTCTTCTCCTGCTGTTGAAGCAAGAGCTGATCTCTCTGAAATTGAAACTAAAGTTCGAAAGCTTGTTGATGCCTTGAAAAGTGATTCAGCTGAAACTCAAGGAGAAGCGACTGCTGAACTTCGACTTTTGGCTAAGCACAACATGGACAACCGCATTGTAATCGCAAACTGTGGTGCCATCAACTTGTTGGTGGGTTTGCTCAGATCACCAGACACCAAGATTCAGGAAGATGCTGTCACAGCACTTCTTAATCTGTCAATCAATGATAACAACAAGATTGCAATTGCTAATGCTGATGCAATTGATCCTTTGATCCACGTTCTCCAGACGGGGACTCCTGAGGCCAAGGAGAACTCAGCTGCCACTCTTTTTAGTCTCTCTGTGATCGAAGATAATAAAGTCAAAATTGGAAGGTCGGGGGCAATTGAACCTCTGGTTGATTTGCTTGGCAATGGTActccaagaggaaaaaaagatgcAGCCACAGCTTTGTTCAATTTATCCATCTTTCATGAGAACAAGGGACGTATTGTGCAGGCTGGTGCTGTAAAGTACCTCGTGGAGTTGATGGACCCGGCTGCAGGGATGGTTGATAAGGCAGTAGCTGTGTTGGCAAATCTTGCCACAATTCAGGAGGGAAGGAATGCAATTGGACAGGAAGGTGGAATTCCAGTTCTAGTTGAAGTTGTCGAGTTAGGTTCTGcaagaggaaaggaaaatgcCGCTGCTGCTCTTCTGCAGCTTTGTACCAACAGCAACAGACACTGTAGTAAGGTGCTTCAAGAGGGAGCTGTCCCACCATTGGTGGCATTGTCTCAGTCCGGCACCCCAAGGGCTAAAGAGAAG GCGCAGGGACTTCTCACCTATTTCAGAAATCAACGACATGGCAATGCCGGGAGGGGGTAA
- the LOC104418471 gene encoding peamaclein has product MKLAFAALLLVSLVLGSSLHAMANDLSPQPAPNSCDAKCGVRCQNAGVKDRCLKYCGLCCQKCQCVPSGTYGNKSECPCYRDMKNSKGTAKCP; this is encoded by the exons ATGAAGCTTGCTTTTGCAGCCCTCCTCCTTGTTTCTCTTGTTCTCGGCTCCTCCTTGCACGCCATGGCCAACGATCTAAGCCCACAACCCGCTCCGA ATTCATGCGACGCCAAGTGCGGCGTGAGGTGCCAGAATGCGGGAGTGAAGGACCGGTGCCTTAAGTACTGCGGACTCTGCTGCCAGAAGTGCCAGTGCGTGCCGTCGGGGACGTACGGGAACAAATCGGAGTGCCCTTGCTACAGGgacatgaagaactccaagggCACCGCCAAATGCCCTTGA